A region of Vibrio chagasii DNA encodes the following proteins:
- a CDS encoding DUF2489 domain-containing protein, whose protein sequence is MNVTLLAIAGGIIILGLGSYAGYLLLQVKKQTELQKQHQALAIEKRNATIYENVNTLCLAGIQGQCDLPEISIRVCIIMDNVQGDERVDLDAEYPALSELYHIVKDMARGEERQELTKKERMQQNLTRHKAETRLNDAVIEDLKRLQEKVKPLNNQINIQMI, encoded by the coding sequence ATGAACGTAACCTTATTAGCAATTGCTGGTGGAATTATCATTCTCGGCTTGGGCTCTTACGCAGGTTACCTTCTACTTCAAGTGAAGAAGCAGACGGAGTTGCAAAAGCAGCATCAAGCACTAGCGATTGAAAAACGTAACGCGACGATTTACGAAAACGTAAATACTTTGTGCCTTGCGGGTATTCAAGGCCAGTGTGATTTGCCTGAGATCAGTATCCGAGTGTGTATCATCATGGATAATGTTCAGGGAGATGAGCGTGTCGATCTTGACGCAGAATATCCGGCCCTTTCCGAGCTGTACCATATTGTTAAAGATATGGCGCGCGGAGAAGAAAGGCAGGAACTGACAAAGAAAGAGCGCATGCAGCAGAATCTCACACGCCACAAGGCAGAGACTCGCTTGAACGATGCAGTCATCGAGGATTTGAAAAGGTTGCAGGAGAAGGTTAAGCCTCTTAACAACCAAATCAACATCCAGATGATCTAG